One stretch of Fictibacillus sp. b24 DNA includes these proteins:
- a CDS encoding dihydrofolate reductase translates to MISFVVAMDENRAIGKDNDLPWYLPNDLKHFKNVTMGKPIVMGRKTYESIGKPLPGRENIVVTRDDNYQAEGTTIVHSVDDVLKKDAEELCVIGGTEIFKLFMPVADRLYVTEIHHTFDADTYFPEINRDEWREVSRKPGILDEKNKYAHDFVVFEKN, encoded by the coding sequence ATGATTTCTTTTGTCGTTGCAATGGATGAGAATCGGGCCATTGGGAAAGACAATGATCTTCCGTGGTATCTGCCGAACGACCTTAAGCATTTTAAAAATGTAACGATGGGGAAACCAATCGTCATGGGTCGTAAAACGTACGAATCCATCGGCAAGCCTTTACCTGGCCGCGAAAATATAGTGGTAACGAGAGATGACAATTATCAAGCTGAAGGAACAACGATTGTACATTCTGTAGACGATGTATTGAAGAAAGATGCCGAAGAATTGTGTGTAATCGGTGGAACGGAGATTTTTAAATTGTTTATGCCTGTAGCTGATCGCCTATATGTGACTGAAATTCACCATACCTTTGATGCGGATACTTACTTTCCAGAAATCAATCGAGATGAGTGGCGTGAAGTCTCACGTAAGCCAGGAATTCTTGATGAAAAAAACAAATATGCACATGACTTCGTTGTGTTCGAAAAAAATTAA
- a CDS encoding YutD family protein yields the protein MITVGNYSYEVIEDVREAFNEEQFKARYSEILHKYDYIVGDLGYEQLRLRGFFEDNHEKATFDTKISTLPEYIYEYCNFGCPYFVVKKVNP from the coding sequence TTGATTACAGTTGGTAATTATTCCTATGAAGTGATTGAAGATGTACGTGAAGCCTTTAATGAGGAACAATTTAAAGCGCGCTACAGTGAGATTTTACATAAATACGATTATATTGTTGGTGATCTCGGATACGAACAGCTTCGACTCCGCGGCTTTTTTGAAGATAACCACGAAAAGGCTACGTTCGATACGAAAATCAGCACACTGCCGGAATACATTTATGAATATTGCAATTTCGGTTGTCCGTATTTTGTAGTAAAAAAAGTAAACCCCTGA
- the lipA gene encoding lipoyl synthase, protein MAKKEEYVRKPEWLKIKLNTNENYKELKKMMREKKLHTVCEEAKCPNIHECWAVRKTATFMILGDICTRACRFCAVKTGLPTELDLQEPERVAESVEQMGLKHVVITAVARDDLKDGGAHVFAETVRAVRARNPFCSIEVLPSDMLGDFDALKTLMDAKPDIMNHNIETVRRLSPRVRARATYDRTMEFLRRAKEMNANIPTKSSLMIGLGETWEEIIETMDDLRANNVDIMTIGQYLQPTKKHLKVQKYYTPDEFKELRDIAFSKGFKHCESGPLVRSSYHADEQVNAAAQNS, encoded by the coding sequence ATGGCAAAGAAAGAAGAATATGTACGTAAACCCGAGTGGTTAAAAATAAAGCTAAACACGAATGAAAATTATAAAGAACTTAAGAAAATGATGCGTGAAAAAAAGCTACATACCGTTTGTGAAGAAGCGAAATGCCCGAACATTCACGAATGCTGGGCTGTTCGTAAGACCGCTACATTCATGATATTAGGCGACATCTGTACACGCGCATGTCGTTTTTGTGCAGTAAAAACAGGATTGCCAACAGAACTGGATCTGCAAGAACCAGAACGTGTTGCTGAATCTGTTGAACAAATGGGACTAAAACACGTAGTTATTACAGCTGTAGCACGTGATGACCTTAAAGATGGGGGAGCTCATGTATTCGCTGAGACGGTTCGTGCGGTTCGTGCCCGAAACCCATTCTGTTCGATTGAAGTTCTTCCTTCTGACATGTTAGGTGACTTTGATGCACTCAAAACGCTAATGGATGCAAAACCGGATATTATGAACCACAACATCGAAACAGTGAGACGACTTTCTCCAAGAGTTCGTGCACGTGCTACGTACGACAGAACGATGGAGTTCTTAAGACGTGCAAAAGAAATGAATGCAAATATTCCAACAAAATCCAGTCTTATGATTGGACTTGGAGAAACATGGGAAGAGATCATTGAAACGATGGATGATCTTCGCGCAAACAACGTAGATATCATGACCATCGGACAATATTTGCAGCCGACGAAAAAACATCTAAAAGTACAAAAGTACTATACACCTGATGAATTTAAAGAACTGCGTGATATCGCTTTCTCTAAAGGATTCAAGCACTGTGAGTCAGGACCGCTTGTACGATCTTCTTACCATGCAGATGAGCAAGTTAATGCTGCTGCACAAAACAGCTAA
- a CDS encoding DUF86 domain-containing protein: protein MYFVDRKKINEHLVYMDELLKTFKEMSLPKKQLEVLALERIGHLLIESMMDVGNMIIDGFIMRDPGSFEDILDILIDEKVIPNKEALSLKQVVNLRKSLVQEYTLADVKEIYSTLNKHIQELEAFPLHIKRYLEEELGPVSAFLPE from the coding sequence ATGTATTTTGTTGATCGAAAGAAAATCAATGAACATTTAGTGTATATGGATGAATTGTTAAAGACATTTAAAGAAATGTCCTTACCAAAAAAGCAATTGGAAGTACTGGCATTAGAAAGAATCGGACACTTATTGATCGAGTCGATGATGGATGTTGGAAACATGATTATCGACGGATTTATTATGCGCGACCCTGGAAGCTTTGAAGACATTCTTGATATCCTAATCGATGAAAAAGTTATTCCGAATAAAGAAGCTCTTTCTTTGAAGCAAGTCGTAAATCTCCGCAAGTCACTTGTTCAGGAATATACTTTAGCAGATGTAAAAGAAATATACAGTACGCTTAATAAACATATACAAGAACTTGAGGCATTTCCACTTCACATTAAACGCTATTTAGAAGAGGAACTCGGTCCTGTTTCAGCATTTCTGCCTGAATAA
- the yunB gene encoding sporulation protein YunB, producing MLKRRKMKLRKGPLPFRFVLLISFILFTFITIQGLWLVNRGIEPTLMLIAQKKTEEIAALAISEAIDNEILGPSEMDDIIEYKTDTEGNVVFAGINQSVVNRVANQSQKVVQKYLKEIEEGKAHEVISNEELGITAYKNEPGVIMEIPLGQATRNSLLANLGPKIPIKFMLIGEANTDIEEKIENSGINNTWINIDIVVTVKTRIVIPFATETTVVKRPIKITAQFIKGEVPVYYNQSGDPIQPTVPITPDLKEKPKDDNELDIPEESSSEESGDEEAAE from the coding sequence TTGCTTAAACGTCGAAAAATGAAACTCCGAAAAGGGCCGCTTCCATTCCGGTTTGTACTGCTGATCTCATTTATTCTTTTTACTTTTATAACCATACAAGGACTTTGGCTTGTGAACAGAGGCATTGAACCTACGCTTATGCTCATCGCTCAAAAGAAGACGGAAGAAATAGCAGCACTAGCGATAAGTGAAGCAATTGATAATGAAATATTAGGTCCTTCAGAGATGGATGATATTATTGAATATAAGACCGATACGGAAGGAAATGTCGTGTTTGCAGGCATTAATCAGAGCGTAGTTAACAGGGTTGCCAATCAATCACAGAAAGTGGTTCAAAAATACCTCAAGGAAATTGAAGAAGGTAAAGCACATGAAGTAATAAGCAACGAAGAATTAGGGATAACAGCATATAAAAATGAACCAGGTGTCATTATGGAAATTCCGCTAGGGCAAGCAACGAGAAACTCCTTACTTGCAAACTTAGGTCCTAAAATTCCAATAAAATTCATGCTCATTGGTGAAGCAAACACGGATATTGAAGAAAAAATCGAGAATTCCGGTATCAATAATACATGGATTAATATTGATATTGTGGTAACTGTCAAAACGAGGATTGTTATTCCTTTTGCAACGGAAACAACGGTAGTAAAAAGACCGATTAAGATTACGGCTCAATTCATAAAAGGAGAGGTACCTGTTTACTACAACCAGTCCGGAGATCCGATTCAGCCTACTGTTCCGATCACTCCTGATTTAAAGGAAAAGCCTAAAGACGATAATGAGCTGGATATCCCGGAGGAGAGCTCGTCAGAAGAATCGGGTGATGAGGAAGCGGCAGAGTAG
- a CDS encoding phosphatidylglycerophosphatase A family protein: MPNKKVEKVEETARKQLNERGVTVNDIAELVYFLQVPYHPDLKMDVCRENVERVIAKREVQNAILTGIALDVLAEEKKLEQPLQEILARDESLYGIDEVIALSIVNIYGSIGFTNYGFIDKQKPGILEKLNDKSTGKVHTFLDDIVGAIAAAASSRLAHRAANEE; encoded by the coding sequence ATGCCAAACAAAAAAGTGGAAAAAGTCGAAGAAACAGCACGTAAACAGCTGAACGAACGGGGCGTTACGGTAAACGATATAGCTGAACTCGTTTATTTTCTCCAAGTCCCCTATCATCCTGACCTAAAAATGGATGTTTGCAGAGAAAATGTTGAAAGAGTCATTGCTAAACGTGAAGTACAAAATGCAATCCTTACTGGCATTGCACTTGATGTGTTAGCGGAAGAAAAAAAACTTGAACAGCCGCTTCAAGAAATTTTGGCTCGAGATGAAAGTTTGTATGGGATTGATGAAGTGATTGCACTTTCTATCGTAAATATATATGGTTCAATTGGTTTTACAAATTACGGATTTATTGATAAACAAAAGCCTGGCATTTTAGAAAAGTTAAATGATAAATCTACAGGCAAGGTTCATACGTTTTTGGATGATATCGTGGGAGCTATTGCAGCCGCTGCGTCCAGCCGATTGGCACATCGCGCAGCAAATGAAGAATAA
- a CDS encoding helix-turn-helix transcriptional regulator, which produces MKNHTSTRDEIIYLLKRNKRMTVTEMAKSLGITEMAVRRHLNTLERDHVIETTLVRQAMGRPIHFYHLTASGDEQFPRNYSGLTVEFLNDIEEVNGTEAVDLLFKRRENRLQDKYKDRMNILSDFEQKVNELANIQNEAGYMVDWKSGEVPGTYVLTEYNCPIAMVANEYQQACSCELSLFKRMLQTDDVERKTCMAKGGDYCCYIIKEEKQTSEV; this is translated from the coding sequence ATGAAGAATCACACCTCAACCCGTGATGAAATCATCTATCTTTTAAAGAGAAATAAACGGATGACCGTTACGGAAATGGCAAAATCCCTAGGTATAACAGAAATGGCCGTTCGGCGCCATCTTAACACATTAGAGCGTGACCATGTCATTGAAACGACTCTAGTGCGGCAAGCCATGGGAAGACCAATCCATTTTTATCATTTGACAGCGAGCGGGGACGAACAATTTCCACGAAACTATTCAGGACTTACAGTAGAATTCTTAAATGATATTGAAGAAGTGAATGGAACAGAAGCCGTAGATCTATTATTTAAAAGACGTGAAAACCGTCTGCAGGATAAATACAAAGATCGAATGAATATCCTTTCTGATTTTGAACAAAAGGTAAACGAACTTGCCAACATCCAGAATGAAGCAGGATACATGGTCGATTGGAAGTCGGGAGAAGTCCCTGGTACGTATGTATTAACAGAATACAATTGCCCGATCGCTATGGTGGCAAATGAGTATCAGCAAGCCTGTTCATGTGAACTCTCACTGTTTAAGCGCATGCTTCAAACAGACGATGTAGAGCGTAAGACGTGCATGGCTAAAGGCGGAGATTATTGTTGCTATATTATAAAAGAAGAAAAGCAAACATCTGAAGTGTAG
- a CDS encoding YhcN/YlaJ family sporulation lipoprotein, which produces MKKLGMLLLISIVLSGCGGADQKKMGQEYKFSKTNVKDENRIGNNMNYGDFGYMRHMSGDKVKSGNGVPYLNRQKLADMISDMVLQLPDVKDVGTLVTDEEVLIGYKTTNKDRNAAADQVKMTAFSVVPRYFHVYVSDEKGMIDKIEQYQSLNNDTEQIEGIMDRLIQQMKKAPQGKKWNYGENENGEMNGETNNMRSEMEGK; this is translated from the coding sequence ATGAAAAAATTAGGAATGCTTTTATTAATCAGCATCGTGCTCTCTGGATGCGGAGGTGCTGACCAAAAGAAAATGGGTCAAGAATATAAATTTTCAAAAACGAATGTAAAAGATGAGAATCGGATTGGCAACAACATGAATTATGGGGATTTTGGATATATGCGCCATATGTCCGGGGATAAAGTAAAATCAGGAAACGGCGTTCCATACTTAAATCGTCAAAAGCTTGCAGATATGATTTCAGATATGGTTCTTCAATTGCCTGATGTTAAAGATGTCGGCACATTAGTTACAGATGAAGAGGTTCTAATCGGTTACAAAACAACGAACAAGGACCGAAACGCTGCTGCAGACCAAGTGAAGATGACTGCCTTCTCGGTTGTACCACGGTACTTCCATGTATACGTGTCTGATGAAAAAGGCATGATTGATAAGATCGAGCAGTACCAATCATTAAATAATGATACGGAACAAATAGAAGGTATTATGGACCGATTGATTCAACAAATGAAAAAAGCCCCTCAAGGCAAGAAATGGAACTATGGGGAAAATGAGAATGGTGAAATGAACGGGGAAACCAATAATATGCGCAGTGAGATGGAAGGAAAATAA
- a CDS encoding TIGR01457 family HAD-type hydrolase, with protein MKAYKGFLIDLDGTMYRGTERIMEAVDFVKKLNEQNLPYLFVTNNSSKTKKQVADVLQGFDIPASAEHVYTTSMATANYIAEIKENATVYCIGEDGIREALQEKGLQLVEENPDFVVIGIDRSITYEKLAKACLAVRNGATFISTNGDIALPTERGLLPGNGSLTSVITVSTQIEPTFIGKPESIIMEMALETLGTKKEETLMIGDNYQTDIMAGIRAGMDTLLVHTGVTTKKHLEEIEVHPTYTVNGLDEWDIK; from the coding sequence ATGAAAGCATATAAGGGATTCTTGATTGATCTAGACGGAACGATGTATCGGGGCACCGAAAGAATTATGGAAGCAGTTGACTTTGTAAAAAAACTAAACGAACAAAATTTGCCCTATCTATTTGTAACGAATAACTCTTCTAAGACGAAGAAACAAGTGGCAGATGTTCTTCAAGGATTTGATATACCAGCATCTGCTGAGCATGTTTACACAACAAGCATGGCAACGGCTAACTATATTGCAGAAATAAAAGAAAATGCGACAGTTTATTGTATCGGGGAAGATGGCATTAGAGAAGCGCTGCAGGAAAAGGGGCTTCAGCTCGTTGAAGAGAATCCAGACTTTGTGGTTATTGGTATCGACCGTTCCATTACGTATGAAAAGTTAGCTAAAGCTTGCCTAGCAGTTCGAAACGGAGCAACTTTTATTTCTACGAACGGTGATATCGCTCTTCCAACAGAAAGAGGGCTTCTGCCAGGAAACGGATCTTTAACGTCTGTTATTACGGTCTCTACACAAATAGAACCCACGTTTATTGGCAAACCCGAGTCCATTATTATGGAAATGGCATTGGAAACGCTCGGAACAAAAAAGGAAGAAACACTCATGATCGGTGACAACTATCAAACGGATATTATGGCCGGTATTCGTGCGGGAATGGATACGCTGCTTGTTCACACAGGAGTGACAACGAAAAAACATCTAGAGGAAATTGAGGTGCATCCAACTTATACTGTAAACGGATTGGATGAGTGGGATATTAAATAA
- a CDS encoding sodium-dependent transporter produces MENRQQWGSRYGFILAAVGSAIGLGNIWRFPAVAYENGGGAFFIPYLVALLTAGIPLLILEFTLGHKYRGSAPLSYFRLHKNAEWLGWWQVFVAFVISTYYAVIIAWAVKYSIYSLNLTWGDKPSDFFYGEVLQLSKTPGDIGGIVPGILIALLLVWVVTLLVLYKGVSKGIERFNKIFIPALVIMFLLIVIRAITLDGAAQGLNTFFTPDWSAINNGKVWVAAYGQIFFSLSIAFAIMVTYSSYLPKKSDINNNAFITGFANSGFELLAGIGVFAALGFMAMQQGLPVQEVVKGGIGLAFEVFPAIINEFPGGNAFFGTMFFLTLVFAGMTSLISIVETYVAALQDKFGISRTKAVLMGGGVASVISLLFATKGGLYMLDIVDYFINNFGITLAGLAEVVLIAWFVKQLGGLQNHANAISDLRTGLWWKVCLGVITPILLGYMMFDNIKQNIAENYGGYPTELVVTYGVVVAVGVIVLGIALGLVKWKSDVVEEKKEVS; encoded by the coding sequence ATGGAAAACAGGCAACAATGGGGAAGCCGCTATGGATTTATTTTAGCAGCGGTTGGTTCCGCTATCGGTCTCGGCAATATCTGGAGATTTCCGGCAGTTGCTTATGAAAACGGTGGAGGAGCATTTTTTATCCCGTATCTTGTAGCACTCTTAACGGCAGGGATTCCCTTACTCATCCTAGAATTCACATTAGGACATAAGTACCGGGGTTCAGCTCCACTTTCTTACTTCCGTCTTCACAAGAATGCAGAATGGCTAGGATGGTGGCAAGTTTTTGTAGCGTTTGTTATTTCCACTTACTATGCTGTAATCATCGCATGGGCGGTAAAGTACTCAATTTACTCGCTAAACCTTACTTGGGGAGATAAGCCTTCCGATTTCTTTTATGGAGAGGTACTTCAATTAAGCAAAACGCCTGGTGACATCGGTGGTATCGTACCCGGCATTTTAATTGCACTTTTACTCGTATGGGTTGTAACGTTACTAGTTCTTTATAAAGGTGTATCTAAAGGAATCGAACGCTTTAATAAAATTTTTATCCCAGCTTTAGTTATTATGTTTTTATTAATTGTTATTCGTGCAATTACGCTTGATGGTGCTGCTCAAGGTTTGAATACATTCTTTACACCTGATTGGAGTGCTATAAACAACGGTAAGGTATGGGTAGCGGCTTATGGTCAAATTTTCTTCTCGTTATCTATTGCGTTTGCGATCATGGTAACGTACTCAAGTTATCTGCCAAAGAAATCAGATATCAACAACAATGCTTTTATTACAGGTTTTGCAAACTCAGGTTTTGAACTTCTTGCTGGAATCGGAGTTTTTGCTGCACTAGGGTTCATGGCTATGCAACAAGGTCTGCCCGTACAGGAAGTTGTAAAAGGCGGAATCGGACTAGCATTCGAAGTATTCCCGGCTATCATTAATGAGTTCCCTGGTGGGAATGCATTTTTCGGAACAATGTTCTTCTTAACACTTGTTTTTGCTGGTATGACGTCGTTGATCTCAATCGTAGAAACGTATGTGGCAGCATTACAAGACAAGTTTGGAATCTCTAGAACAAAAGCAGTATTAATGGGTGGAGGAGTAGCTTCAGTTATCTCATTGCTTTTCGCTACAAAAGGCGGACTGTACATGCTCGATATCGTGGATTACTTCATCAACAACTTCGGTATCACATTAGCTGGTCTTGCAGAGGTAGTTCTAATTGCTTGGTTCGTTAAGCAATTAGGCGGACTTCAAAATCACGCAAATGCGATCTCCGACTTAAGAACAGGATTATGGTGGAAAGTTTGTCTTGGCGTCATCACTCCAATCCTTCTTGGCTACATGATGTTTGATAACATTAAGCAAAATATTGCAGAGAATTACGGTGGATACCCTACAGAACTTGTTGTCACTTATGGGGTTGTCGTTGCAGTAGGCGTCATCGTACTCGGTATTGCATTAGGTCTTGTTAAATGGAAATCTGATGTAGTTGAAGAGAAAAAGGAGGTCAGCTGA
- a CDS encoding M23 family metallopeptidase, producing MRKTVLFLTLAALLITFLPESRSAAAERYSKEDVDRLSLYKKMESVTLIPWHYFAGVDQYERSVRKARRDLPARKGLVGIYFSPIQWSGPINPTMDDTNPERISMFGGIGKDGNNDGIADRNNDEDILFTFADIIQKHGHDTENFRIGLWSYYQRDKAVDIIMENAKIYETYGTVSLDKHSFIVPLRSNYSYRSTWGDRRGFGGLRIHEGTDIFADYGVPVKAVSYGIVEVKGWNRFGGWRIGVRDINNVYHYYAHLGSFNKSIEKGTIVEPGMVLGYVGSTGYGPPGTSGKFPPHLHFGMYRDNGYTEWAFDPYPYLKAWERQERISSRRR from the coding sequence ATGAGGAAAACAGTCCTGTTCCTCACTCTGGCAGCCCTTCTAATAACCTTTCTTCCGGAAAGCAGGAGTGCGGCCGCAGAGCGATATTCAAAAGAAGATGTAGATAGACTCAGCCTCTACAAAAAAATGGAGTCCGTTACACTTATTCCATGGCACTATTTTGCCGGGGTTGACCAATATGAACGAAGTGTAAGAAAAGCAAGAAGAGACCTGCCTGCTAGAAAAGGTCTTGTGGGCATTTACTTTTCTCCCATACAATGGTCTGGGCCAATCAACCCAACAATGGATGATACGAACCCTGAGCGGATTTCAATGTTTGGCGGTATTGGAAAAGATGGAAATAATGATGGTATAGCTGACCGAAACAACGATGAAGATATTTTATTTACTTTTGCTGATATCATTCAAAAACACGGTCATGATACGGAGAATTTCAGAATTGGATTATGGAGCTATTATCAACGAGATAAAGCCGTTGATATTATTATGGAAAACGCAAAGATCTATGAGACATACGGTACAGTTTCCTTAGATAAACACAGCTTTATCGTGCCTTTACGATCGAACTACAGCTATCGAAGTACATGGGGTGACCGCCGCGGCTTTGGCGGATTGCGTATTCATGAAGGAACAGATATTTTTGCAGATTACGGCGTGCCAGTTAAAGCCGTTTCTTACGGAATCGTAGAAGTAAAAGGCTGGAACCGTTTTGGCGGCTGGAGAATTGGGGTCCGAGATATCAACAATGTGTATCACTATTACGCCCATTTAGGCAGCTTCAACAAGAGCATTGAAAAAGGAACAATCGTTGAACCTGGCATGGTGCTCGGATATGTAGGAAGTACTGGGTATGGGCCTCCTGGAACGTCAGGTAAATTCCCGCCTCATCTGCATTTTGGGATGTACCGCGATAACGGATATACCGAGTGGGCATTCGATCCGTATCCTTATTTAAAAGCTTGGGAACGTCAGGAACGAATCAGCAGCAGAAGAAGATAA
- a CDS encoding methionine/alanine import family NSS transporter small subunit: MTSSAIAMMVIGMVILWGGLLASIANVVRVSRKK, translated from the coding sequence ATGACTAGTAGTGCAATTGCAATGATGGTAATCGGCATGGTCATCCTGTGGGGCGGACTCTTAGCAAGTATTGCAAACGTAGTTCGTGTTTCTAGAAAGAAATAA
- a CDS encoding Na+/H+ antiporter NhaC family protein yields the protein MEFENSIYSLIPPVLAILMVVLTRRVLISLGAGIVAGALLLHDFNIGATLKEIGTIVKGHFVSDGALNEWNVYILLFLLILGMMTSIISLAGGSRAFGEWAISRVKTRRGAQLLTVVFGLVIFIDDYFNSLAVGNVSRPITDRHRISRAKLAYYLDSTAAPVCVISPVSSWGAYIIGIIGTIFATHEITNMSAFSAFIQMIPMNFYAVFALILVFAVAYFQLDFGPMRKHEEHAFATGEVIDPEKKAAIGEGIKLEESDKGKVGDLVWPIVLLIVSTVGFMIYTGIQNVKGLEEPTAVTLLSIFENTDVPKSLLYGGLIGLAAAILFFLPKKMGAASLGKGLGRGVQSMIGAVTILLFAWTIISIIDSLGTGKYLAGLVDQHMNLAYLPFVLFVLSGLMAFATGTSWGTFGVMLPIAAEISASTNIELMLPVLAAVLAGSVFGDHCSPISDTTILSSTGAGSHHIDHVMTQLPYSLIAAGVSAVGYLALGLTESVWIGLLVSTGVFAIALLFIKKFSSKNSIADNSIKA from the coding sequence ATGGAATTTGAGAATTCGATTTATTCATTAATACCGCCCGTTTTGGCCATTTTAATGGTTGTTTTAACACGAAGAGTATTGATCTCTTTAGGGGCTGGAATTGTAGCGGGAGCACTATTGCTTCACGATTTTAATATTGGTGCTACATTAAAGGAAATTGGAACGATTGTAAAAGGGCATTTCGTGTCTGACGGAGCATTAAATGAATGGAATGTATATATCCTGCTGTTTCTATTGATCTTAGGAATGATGACGAGCATTATCTCTTTAGCTGGGGGAAGCCGAGCTTTTGGTGAATGGGCAATTTCCAGAGTGAAAACAAGAAGAGGTGCACAGCTTTTAACGGTTGTTTTTGGACTAGTTATTTTTATTGATGATTACTTTAATTCACTTGCTGTAGGAAATGTAAGCAGACCGATTACAGATCGCCACCGTATTTCAAGGGCGAAACTCGCTTATTATTTAGATTCTACTGCTGCTCCTGTATGTGTAATCTCGCCAGTGTCTAGTTGGGGAGCTTACATTATCGGGATTATCGGTACGATTTTTGCTACACATGAGATCACAAACATGTCTGCGTTCAGTGCTTTTATACAAATGATCCCTATGAATTTTTATGCAGTTTTTGCACTTATTCTTGTGTTTGCGGTTGCTTATTTTCAACTTGATTTTGGACCGATGAGAAAACATGAAGAACATGCTTTTGCAACAGGTGAAGTTATTGATCCTGAGAAAAAAGCAGCTATTGGTGAAGGAATCAAACTTGAAGAAAGCGATAAAGGAAAAGTTGGAGATCTTGTTTGGCCGATCGTTCTTTTAATTGTTTCAACAGTTGGATTTATGATCTACACGGGTATTCAAAATGTTAAAGGCCTTGAAGAACCAACGGCTGTCACTCTTTTATCTATCTTTGAAAATACAGATGTACCTAAATCATTATTATATGGTGGTTTAATTGGATTGGCGGCAGCGATTCTGTTCTTTCTGCCTAAAAAAATGGGAGCTGCTTCACTAGGAAAAGGACTTGGACGCGGTGTTCAATCCATGATTGGTGCTGTAACGATCTTACTTTTTGCTTGGACGATTATCTCCATTATAGATAGCTTAGGAACAGGTAAGTACCTCGCTGGACTGGTTGATCAGCATATGAACTTAGCTTATCTTCCATTCGTTCTTTTTGTCCTGTCAGGTCTAATGGCTTTTGCGACAGGTACTTCTTGGGGAACGTTCGGTGTGATGCTTCCGATCGCAGCAGAAATTTCAGCATCAACTAACATTGAACTGATGCTGCCAGTACTTGCCGCTGTGCTTGCTGGATCTGTTTTTGGAGACCATTGTTCACCAATATCAGATACAACGATCCTTTCATCAACAGGAGCGGGAAGTCATCATATTGATCATGTCATGACACAGCTACCTTACAGTTTAATCGCTGCTGGAGTATCTGCAGTGGGTTATCTTGCACTCGGATTAACTGAAAGTGTTTGGATAGGACTATTGGTGTCAACGGGAGTATTTGCTATCGCTTTGTTATTTATAAAAAAATTCTCTAGTAAAAATAGCATTGCTGACAATTCTATAAAAGCATAA
- a CDS encoding DUF3055 domain-containing protein, translating to MSEETFFLYDDKETTETRFVSFMGRNTRFDLAIVKTTRHYGKSLVLNMLGSHYAIIGQDDLEEEGYLEHAFNLTEEDAMELRDFLSDVV from the coding sequence ATGAGTGAAGAAACCTTTTTCTTATACGATGATAAGGAAACGACTGAAACACGTTTTGTGAGTTTTATGGGAAGAAATACACGTTTTGATCTAGCGATTGTAAAAACAACACGTCATTACGGGAAGTCCCTTGTTTTAAACATGCTTGGAAGTCATTATGCCATTATCGGCCAGGACGATTTAGAAGAAGAGGGCTATTTAGAACATGCGTTTAATCTAACAGAAGAAGACGCGATGGAACTTCGTGACTTTTTATCTGATGTTGTTTAA